A region from the Lates calcarifer isolate ASB-BC8 linkage group LG2, TLL_Latcal_v3, whole genome shotgun sequence genome encodes:
- the nfat5b gene encoding nuclear factor of activated T-cells 5 isoform X1, giving the protein MPSDFISLFSGDLDLTSPRSLYSRESVYDLLPRELQLPSSSQHIPKVMSQKSGGEAGPPPSASLASDAMSSSMTMEGPRSAFSTSSSSTIHSSSSASDQNPVHGTNADPEDARSSRAVPEVVGAESGNGNGGGSCRGSSELGGGRGVTSQEAQPHHQMTPSKRRTVLNISPPPQDLFDDSRMSCQDEASLDSEQSNSIWMDDSLSNFSIMSSVSYNDNTEVPRKSRKRTPRQRPGPKSVPAQEASMDVFDADSAKGPHFVLSQLGPDNKTGPKGSSDDPQTVNQKGGTLSMQYPQKGEGKELKILVQPETQHRARYLTEGSRGSVKDRTQQGFPTVKLEGVNEPVVLQVFVGNDAGRVKPHGFYQACRVTGRNTTACKEVDIDGTTVIEVSLDPSTNMTLAVDCVGILKLRNADVEARIGVAGSKKKSTRARLVFRVNIPRSDGSVLTLQTPSSPILCTQPAGVPEILKKSLHSCSVRGGEEVFIIGKNFLKDTKVLFHENVSDEKSWKAEAEIDMELFHQNHLIVKVPPYQNQAITSAVCVGIYVVTNAGRSHDVQPFTYTPDPAKHDVPVKKEAPSPVKTCTFDEQIKVLDSALMPSMLPLVKREDVTPMEVTSNLQSSGVFKTGELCPAQQTPDMTAAHLNKNRPFSNSLSQPAGEPDKGQAPVFTNTEPLSTIQKQDIAASSSFSVPADSLLQQGSQQFLLEPREGLGQERPGSSSGAVGRMCGEPAPQQQLPLFPPDEVAQLEEAVRQLKAKGFCNLPLQSDSSMAKQQQQHIQHQQQIQKQQIQQQQQQQMQQQQLQQQQQQQQQVLENLQQQLFQSQIQMQCGIFQDASQGKNAEQQGPSQGVVPNQGSLFQQAQQQQQQQQQQQQQQQAALFQQANDLLSIQTNFLQQTPSHPSPPMFHNPSPLAETQDPQGALFQKASQEQVQAALFQNTMTVLQSPEQQPSTPGLFLPQASLPTQLTTSTSQQQQQQQQQQQQQQQQLAFLSALQSPASEPQSVFQAQTQLSPIQQRSPMEQQQPSQPQPHTQPTQQAPLFQNISPHPSANTLSPSQQQQQQAGLLFCSNSLSPPDQASSLLFSSQGQMPPLTSSSLVSQEPQNPSLLFSQASMVTVNQQDRSEPMALGNPTDPRQQVLFQEQQPMQLGGSSNSRQEQPVGLFMPQSSMASLQGGLAQELAQSAMFASQNGVANLQTTTSSPVQQPGTLFQTAVSGSINQPSQPQQPGLFLFGIQNGCGQLMNTPGNTLSDQIIAISQSGQNQRESEAHIQSLLSQSLSQSGTVQSSMSASQNMEKIDDLLVSLQESGSSLTRSY; this is encoded by the exons AATCAGTGTATGACCTTCTTcccagagagctgcagctgcctTCCTCCTCTCAGCACATCCCGAAAGTCATGAGCCAAAAGAGCGGCGGCGAGGCCGGGCCTCCCCCTTCAGCTTCTCTAGCATCAG ATGCCATGTCCTCTTCTATGACCATGGAAGGCCCCCGCAGTGCTTTTTCCACCTCTTCCAGCTCCACCATACATTCCAGTTCTTCAGCCAGTGACCAGAACCCAGTTCACGGCACCAATGCTGACCCAGAGGACGCCAGGAGCAGCAGAGCGGTACCAGAGGTCGTCGGAGCAGAGAGCGGGAACGGGAACGGCGGCGGCAGCTGCAGGGGGAGCAGTGAGCTcggaggagggagaggtgtgACGTCCCAGGAGGCCCAGCCACACCACCAGATGACCCCGTCTAAACGCCGCACCGTACTGAACATCTCCCCGCCGCCGCAAGACTTGTTCGATGACAGTCGCATGTCCTGCCAGGACGAAGCGTCCTTGGACTCAGAGCAGAGCAACAGCATCTGGATGGATGACTCTCTCTCCAACTTCAGTATCATGAGCTCTGTCTCTTACAATGACAACACAGAGGTACCACGGAAGTCCCGCAAACGTACTCCCCGACAGAGGCCCGGTCCGAAGTCTGTGCCTGCACAGGAAGCCAGCATGGACGTGTTTGATGCCGACAGCGCCAAAGGCCCACACTTTGTCCTGTCACAGCTCGGCCCTGACAACAAGACGGGACCAAAAGGAAG CTCTGATGATCCTCAGACAGTGAACCAGAAAGGAGGAACTCTTTCGATGCAGTACCCACAGAAGGGTGAGGGGAAGGAGCTGAAGATCCTGGTCCAGCCTGAGACCCAGCACAGAGCCCGCTATCTGACTGAAGGCAGCAGAGGGTCAGTGAAGGACCGCACTCAGCAGGGCTTCCCTACTGTAAAG CTGGAGGGTGTGAACGAGCCGGTGGTTTTGCAAGTATTTGTGGGAAACGATGCAGGGCGTGTGAAGCCTCATGGATTCTACCAGGCCTGCAGGGTGACCGGCCGCAACACCACGGCCTGCAAGGAGGTGGACATCGACGGCACGACCGTCATCGAGGTGTCCCTCGATCCAAGCACCAACATGACACTGGC GGTCGACTGTGTTGGGATCTTGAAGCTCCGTAACGCTGACGTCGAGGCTCGTATCGGCGTTGCCGGGTCCAAGAAGAAGAGCACACGCGCTCGGCTGGTGTTTCGTGTCAACATCCCCCGTTCAGATGGATCAGTGCTCACGCTACAGACTCCCTCATCTCCAATCCTGTGCA CTCAGCCTGCAGGAGTGCCTGAAATCCTGAAGAAGTCACTGCACAGTTGTTCAGTGAGGGGCGGAGAGGAAGTCTTCATCATTGGCAAAAACTTCCTCAAAGACACCAAAGTCCTCTTTCACGAGAATGTTTCTG ATGAGAAATCATGGAAAGCAGAGGCTGAAATCGACATGGAGCTGTTTCACCAG AATCACTTGATAGTGAAGGTTCCTCCGTACCAGAATCAGGCCATCACCTCTGCCGTGTGTGTGGGAATCTATGTGGTGACGAACGCTGGGAGATCCCATGATGTTCAGCCTTTTACCTACACTCCAGATCCAG CAAAACATGATGTTCCTGTGAAGAAAGAGGCGCCTTCTCCAGTGAAGACTTGTACTTTTGATGAACAAATTAAAg TTCTTGACAGTGCCTTGATGCCCTCAATGTTGCCTTTAGTGAAGAGAGAGGATGTCACTCCGATGGAGGTGACCAGTAATCTCCAGTCCTCTGGAGTATTTAAG ACCGGAGAGCTGTGTCCAGCCCAGCAGACCCCAGACATGACTGCAGCACatctaaataaaaacagaccaTTCTCCAACAGCCTGTCTCAGCCTGCAGGGGAGCCTGACAAAGGCCAGGCTCCTGTTTTTACCAACACTGAGCCCTTGAGCACCATCCAGAAGCAGGACATTGCTGCCAGCAGCTCCTTCTCTGTGCCTGCAGACTCCCTGCTCCAGCAAGGCTCCCAGCAGTTCCTCCTGGAGCCCAGAGAAGGCCTCGGGCAGGAGAGGCCGGGCAGCAGCTCCGGAGCTGTGGGGAGGATGTGTGGAGAACCTGCACCCCAACAGCAGCTGCCGCTGTTCCCTCCAGACGAAGTGGCTCAGCTGGAGGAGGCGGTGAGACAACTTAAAGCCAAAGGCTTCTGTAACTTACCGCTTCAGTCTGACAGCTCCATggccaaacagcagcagcagcacatccaGCACCAGCAACAGATCCAGAAACAGCAaattcagcagcaacagcagcaacagatgcagcagcagcagcttcagcagcagcagcagcagcagcagcaggtgttggagaatttacagcagcagctgtttcagtcCCAGATTCAGATGCAGTGTGGCATATTTCAGGACGCCTCCCAGGGCAAGAACGCAGAGCAGCAGGGCCCATCACAAGGAGTGGTGCCAAACCAGGGATCTCTTTTTCAGCAGGcccaacagcagcaacagcagcagcagcagcagcaacagcagcaacaagcaGCTCTCTTTCAGCAGGCAAATGACCTACTTTCCATTCAGACCAACTTCCTCCAGCAGACACCCTCTCACCCTTCACCACCCATGTTCCACAATCCCAGCCCTTTGGCCGAAACTCAAGATCCACAGGGGGCTCTGTTTCAGAAAGCGTCTCAGGAGCAGGTCCAGGCCGCTCTCTTCCAAAACACCATGACAGTACTACAGTCTCCGGAGCAGCAACCCTCAACCCCTGGACTTTTCCTGCCCCAGGCCTCCCTACCCACTCAGCTCACTACCAGCacatctcagcagcagcagcagcagcaacagcagcagcagcagcagcagcagcagctggcctTCCTCAGCGCTCTACAATCCCCTGCCTCTGAACCACAGTCAGTATTTCAGGCTCAGACCCAGCTCTCCCCGATCCAGCAGAGAAGCCccatggagcagcagcagccctccCAGCCTCAGCCCCACACACAGCCGACCCAGCAGGCCCCCCTGTTTCAGAACATCTCCCCTCATCCATCTGCAAACACACTGTCTCccagccagcagcagcaacagcaggcgGGCCTCCTGTTCTGCAGCAACAGCCTGTCCCCACCAGACCAGGCCTCCAGCCTCCTGTTCAGCAGCCAGGGCCAGATGCCTCCTTTGACCAGCAGCAGTCTAGTTTCTCAAGAGCCCCAGAAcccctctctgctcttttcccAAGCCAGCATGGTGACGGTGAACCAGCAGGATCGCTCTGAGCCCATGGCCCTGGGGAACCCCACCGATCCACGACAGCAAGTCCTGTTTCAGGAGCAGCAGCCCATGCAGCTGGGCGGTAGCTCCAACAGCCGGCAGGAGCAGCCCGTGGGCCTCTTCATGCCTCAGTCCAGCATGGCCTCTCTGCAGGGGGGACTGGCTCAAGAGCTCGCACAGTCAGCCATGTTTGCCTCGCAGAACGGCGTGGCAAACCTCCAGACGACCACCTCCTCCCCCGTTCAACAGCCAGGAACTCTGTTTCAGACTGCAGTGAGTGGGAGCATCAATCAGCCCAGCCAGCCTCAGCAACCCGGCCTGTTCCTTTTTGGGATTCAGAACG GTTGTGGCCAGTTGATGAACACTCCTGGAAACACACTGTCGGATCAGATCATCGCCATCAGCCAGTCTGGTcagaaccagagagagagtgaagcaCACATCCAGTCCCTGCTCAGCCAGTCCCTGTCTCAGTCTGGGACCGTGCAGAGCAGCATGTCTGCCTCTCAGAACATGGAGAAGATCGATGACCTGCTGGTCAGCCTGCAGGAGTCGGGCAGCAGCTTAACTCGTTCATACTAA
- the nfat5b gene encoding nuclear factor of activated T-cells 5 isoform X2 codes for MPSDFISLFSGDLDLTSPRSLYSRDAMSSSMTMEGPRSAFSTSSSSTIHSSSSASDQNPVHGTNADPEDARSSRAVPEVVGAESGNGNGGGSCRGSSELGGGRGVTSQEAQPHHQMTPSKRRTVLNISPPPQDLFDDSRMSCQDEASLDSEQSNSIWMDDSLSNFSIMSSVSYNDNTEVPRKSRKRTPRQRPGPKSVPAQEASMDVFDADSAKGPHFVLSQLGPDNKTGPKGSSDDPQTVNQKGGTLSMQYPQKGEGKELKILVQPETQHRARYLTEGSRGSVKDRTQQGFPTVKLEGVNEPVVLQVFVGNDAGRVKPHGFYQACRVTGRNTTACKEVDIDGTTVIEVSLDPSTNMTLAVDCVGILKLRNADVEARIGVAGSKKKSTRARLVFRVNIPRSDGSVLTLQTPSSPILCTQPAGVPEILKKSLHSCSVRGGEEVFIIGKNFLKDTKVLFHENVSDEKSWKAEAEIDMELFHQNHLIVKVPPYQNQAITSAVCVGIYVVTNAGRSHDVQPFTYTPDPAKHDVPVKKEAPSPVKTCTFDEQIKVLDSALMPSMLPLVKREDVTPMEVTSNLQSSGVFKTGELCPAQQTPDMTAAHLNKNRPFSNSLSQPAGEPDKGQAPVFTNTEPLSTIQKQDIAASSSFSVPADSLLQQGSQQFLLEPREGLGQERPGSSSGAVGRMCGEPAPQQQLPLFPPDEVAQLEEAVRQLKAKGFCNLPLQSDSSMAKQQQQHIQHQQQIQKQQIQQQQQQQMQQQQLQQQQQQQQQVLENLQQQLFQSQIQMQCGIFQDASQGKNAEQQGPSQGVVPNQGSLFQQAQQQQQQQQQQQQQQQAALFQQANDLLSIQTNFLQQTPSHPSPPMFHNPSPLAETQDPQGALFQKASQEQVQAALFQNTMTVLQSPEQQPSTPGLFLPQASLPTQLTTSTSQQQQQQQQQQQQQQQQLAFLSALQSPASEPQSVFQAQTQLSPIQQRSPMEQQQPSQPQPHTQPTQQAPLFQNISPHPSANTLSPSQQQQQQAGLLFCSNSLSPPDQASSLLFSSQGQMPPLTSSSLVSQEPQNPSLLFSQASMVTVNQQDRSEPMALGNPTDPRQQVLFQEQQPMQLGGSSNSRQEQPVGLFMPQSSMASLQGGLAQELAQSAMFASQNGVANLQTTTSSPVQQPGTLFQTAVSGSINQPSQPQQPGLFLFGIQNGCGQLMNTPGNTLSDQIIAISQSGQNQRESEAHIQSLLSQSLSQSGTVQSSMSASQNMEKIDDLLVSLQESGSSLTRSY; via the exons ATGCCATGTCCTCTTCTATGACCATGGAAGGCCCCCGCAGTGCTTTTTCCACCTCTTCCAGCTCCACCATACATTCCAGTTCTTCAGCCAGTGACCAGAACCCAGTTCACGGCACCAATGCTGACCCAGAGGACGCCAGGAGCAGCAGAGCGGTACCAGAGGTCGTCGGAGCAGAGAGCGGGAACGGGAACGGCGGCGGCAGCTGCAGGGGGAGCAGTGAGCTcggaggagggagaggtgtgACGTCCCAGGAGGCCCAGCCACACCACCAGATGACCCCGTCTAAACGCCGCACCGTACTGAACATCTCCCCGCCGCCGCAAGACTTGTTCGATGACAGTCGCATGTCCTGCCAGGACGAAGCGTCCTTGGACTCAGAGCAGAGCAACAGCATCTGGATGGATGACTCTCTCTCCAACTTCAGTATCATGAGCTCTGTCTCTTACAATGACAACACAGAGGTACCACGGAAGTCCCGCAAACGTACTCCCCGACAGAGGCCCGGTCCGAAGTCTGTGCCTGCACAGGAAGCCAGCATGGACGTGTTTGATGCCGACAGCGCCAAAGGCCCACACTTTGTCCTGTCACAGCTCGGCCCTGACAACAAGACGGGACCAAAAGGAAG CTCTGATGATCCTCAGACAGTGAACCAGAAAGGAGGAACTCTTTCGATGCAGTACCCACAGAAGGGTGAGGGGAAGGAGCTGAAGATCCTGGTCCAGCCTGAGACCCAGCACAGAGCCCGCTATCTGACTGAAGGCAGCAGAGGGTCAGTGAAGGACCGCACTCAGCAGGGCTTCCCTACTGTAAAG CTGGAGGGTGTGAACGAGCCGGTGGTTTTGCAAGTATTTGTGGGAAACGATGCAGGGCGTGTGAAGCCTCATGGATTCTACCAGGCCTGCAGGGTGACCGGCCGCAACACCACGGCCTGCAAGGAGGTGGACATCGACGGCACGACCGTCATCGAGGTGTCCCTCGATCCAAGCACCAACATGACACTGGC GGTCGACTGTGTTGGGATCTTGAAGCTCCGTAACGCTGACGTCGAGGCTCGTATCGGCGTTGCCGGGTCCAAGAAGAAGAGCACACGCGCTCGGCTGGTGTTTCGTGTCAACATCCCCCGTTCAGATGGATCAGTGCTCACGCTACAGACTCCCTCATCTCCAATCCTGTGCA CTCAGCCTGCAGGAGTGCCTGAAATCCTGAAGAAGTCACTGCACAGTTGTTCAGTGAGGGGCGGAGAGGAAGTCTTCATCATTGGCAAAAACTTCCTCAAAGACACCAAAGTCCTCTTTCACGAGAATGTTTCTG ATGAGAAATCATGGAAAGCAGAGGCTGAAATCGACATGGAGCTGTTTCACCAG AATCACTTGATAGTGAAGGTTCCTCCGTACCAGAATCAGGCCATCACCTCTGCCGTGTGTGTGGGAATCTATGTGGTGACGAACGCTGGGAGATCCCATGATGTTCAGCCTTTTACCTACACTCCAGATCCAG CAAAACATGATGTTCCTGTGAAGAAAGAGGCGCCTTCTCCAGTGAAGACTTGTACTTTTGATGAACAAATTAAAg TTCTTGACAGTGCCTTGATGCCCTCAATGTTGCCTTTAGTGAAGAGAGAGGATGTCACTCCGATGGAGGTGACCAGTAATCTCCAGTCCTCTGGAGTATTTAAG ACCGGAGAGCTGTGTCCAGCCCAGCAGACCCCAGACATGACTGCAGCACatctaaataaaaacagaccaTTCTCCAACAGCCTGTCTCAGCCTGCAGGGGAGCCTGACAAAGGCCAGGCTCCTGTTTTTACCAACACTGAGCCCTTGAGCACCATCCAGAAGCAGGACATTGCTGCCAGCAGCTCCTTCTCTGTGCCTGCAGACTCCCTGCTCCAGCAAGGCTCCCAGCAGTTCCTCCTGGAGCCCAGAGAAGGCCTCGGGCAGGAGAGGCCGGGCAGCAGCTCCGGAGCTGTGGGGAGGATGTGTGGAGAACCTGCACCCCAACAGCAGCTGCCGCTGTTCCCTCCAGACGAAGTGGCTCAGCTGGAGGAGGCGGTGAGACAACTTAAAGCCAAAGGCTTCTGTAACTTACCGCTTCAGTCTGACAGCTCCATggccaaacagcagcagcagcacatccaGCACCAGCAACAGATCCAGAAACAGCAaattcagcagcaacagcagcaacagatgcagcagcagcagcttcagcagcagcagcagcagcagcagcaggtgttggagaatttacagcagcagctgtttcagtcCCAGATTCAGATGCAGTGTGGCATATTTCAGGACGCCTCCCAGGGCAAGAACGCAGAGCAGCAGGGCCCATCACAAGGAGTGGTGCCAAACCAGGGATCTCTTTTTCAGCAGGcccaacagcagcaacagcagcagcagcagcagcaacagcagcaacaagcaGCTCTCTTTCAGCAGGCAAATGACCTACTTTCCATTCAGACCAACTTCCTCCAGCAGACACCCTCTCACCCTTCACCACCCATGTTCCACAATCCCAGCCCTTTGGCCGAAACTCAAGATCCACAGGGGGCTCTGTTTCAGAAAGCGTCTCAGGAGCAGGTCCAGGCCGCTCTCTTCCAAAACACCATGACAGTACTACAGTCTCCGGAGCAGCAACCCTCAACCCCTGGACTTTTCCTGCCCCAGGCCTCCCTACCCACTCAGCTCACTACCAGCacatctcagcagcagcagcagcagcaacagcagcagcagcagcagcagcagcagctggcctTCCTCAGCGCTCTACAATCCCCTGCCTCTGAACCACAGTCAGTATTTCAGGCTCAGACCCAGCTCTCCCCGATCCAGCAGAGAAGCCccatggagcagcagcagccctccCAGCCTCAGCCCCACACACAGCCGACCCAGCAGGCCCCCCTGTTTCAGAACATCTCCCCTCATCCATCTGCAAACACACTGTCTCccagccagcagcagcaacagcaggcgGGCCTCCTGTTCTGCAGCAACAGCCTGTCCCCACCAGACCAGGCCTCCAGCCTCCTGTTCAGCAGCCAGGGCCAGATGCCTCCTTTGACCAGCAGCAGTCTAGTTTCTCAAGAGCCCCAGAAcccctctctgctcttttcccAAGCCAGCATGGTGACGGTGAACCAGCAGGATCGCTCTGAGCCCATGGCCCTGGGGAACCCCACCGATCCACGACAGCAAGTCCTGTTTCAGGAGCAGCAGCCCATGCAGCTGGGCGGTAGCTCCAACAGCCGGCAGGAGCAGCCCGTGGGCCTCTTCATGCCTCAGTCCAGCATGGCCTCTCTGCAGGGGGGACTGGCTCAAGAGCTCGCACAGTCAGCCATGTTTGCCTCGCAGAACGGCGTGGCAAACCTCCAGACGACCACCTCCTCCCCCGTTCAACAGCCAGGAACTCTGTTTCAGACTGCAGTGAGTGGGAGCATCAATCAGCCCAGCCAGCCTCAGCAACCCGGCCTGTTCCTTTTTGGGATTCAGAACG GTTGTGGCCAGTTGATGAACACTCCTGGAAACACACTGTCGGATCAGATCATCGCCATCAGCCAGTCTGGTcagaaccagagagagagtgaagcaCACATCCAGTCCCTGCTCAGCCAGTCCCTGTCTCAGTCTGGGACCGTGCAGAGCAGCATGTCTGCCTCTCAGAACATGGAGAAGATCGATGACCTGCTGGTCAGCCTGCAGGAGTCGGGCAGCAGCTTAACTCGTTCATACTAA